One Ornithinicoccus hortensis genomic window, CGGGACGACCGACATCCACATGGTCAGGTGCAGCGGGCTCTGCGGCCGTGCCTGCCGGTTGCAGATGTTGCCGATCGCCCAGCCGAACGCGCCGGCCAGGGTGAGCAGGAAGGGCAGGACCGCGGCGACCTGGGCCCGGTGGGAGCCCACGATCGCCAGGCCCCCGACCGCGATGAGGATGCCGACCACCTGCGTGGCGGAGATCCGTTCGCGCAGGAAGGTCGCGCCCAGCAGCACGGTGAACGGCGCGGAGGCCTGCAGCACGAGCGAGGCCAGCCCGACCGGCATCCCCGCGGCCATCCCCCAGTAGAGGAAGAGGAACTGGAGGGTGCCGAAGCCGATGCCGTAGCCGACCAGCCAGCGCACCGGGACCCGCGGCCAGGGCACGAACAGCACGGCCGGGACGGCGAGCAGCAGGAACCGCAGCGCCACCAGCAGGAACGGGGGGAAGTGCTGCAGGGAGGCGTGGATGGCGGTGAAGTTGACGCCCCACATCAGGGCGACGGAGACGGCGAGCAGGCGGTGGCGGACGGGCACGGACCCAGCCTCACCCCGGCATACCGTTCAGCACAAGCGAAATGTTGTTGATGGGATCTGTAGGCTGCCTACATGGATGTCCGGCACCTGGACCTGCTCCGTGAGCTCGCCGAGCGCGGGAGCGTCACGGCGGTCGCCCGGGCCACGCACCGCACGCCGTCCGCCGTGTCCCAGCAGCTGCAGACGGCGCAGCGGGAACTGGGAGCCCGCCTGGTCGAACCGGCCGGGCGCGGGGTGCGGCTGACCGAGGCGGGTGAGCTGCTCGCCCGGCGGGCCGTCGACGTGGCCACGGTGCTCGCCGACGTCCGCGCCGAGTGGGACGCCTACC contains:
- a CDS encoding EamA family transporter, which gives rise to MPVRHRLLAVSVALMWGVNFTAIHASLQHFPPFLLVALRFLLLAVPAVLFVPWPRVPVRWLVGYGIGFGTLQFLFLYWGMAAGMPVGLASLVLQASAPFTVLLGATFLRERISATQVVGILIAVGGLAIVGSHRAQVAAVLPFLLTLAGAFGWAIGNICNRQARPQSPLHLTMWMSVVPPLPMFAVSWVVEGPDRIWDSVSTAFTPDAFPALLGLAYTVLIGTVAGSGVWTWLMTRHPAGVVAPYSLLVPVAGMLSAWVFLGETVSPVELLGGLVVITGVLLGSVRLRRRRPPAAVGAPPGGAHAGPLSDPPSGVRRARAWAARSPSRSSGG